The following proteins are co-located in the Anser cygnoides isolate HZ-2024a breed goose chromosome 2, Taihu_goose_T2T_genome, whole genome shotgun sequence genome:
- the LRATD2 gene encoding protein LRATD2 → MGNQVEKLTHLNYKEVPTADPAGVDRDEGPRIGVSYIFSNDDDELEQQQESGHDLGGEHPALQPYDPQLHEVECSVYYRDECIYQKSFSGEDILPEEGDEGGRGHLSTYTPENLLNRCKPGDLVEFVCQAQYPHWVVYVGDFQVVHLHRLEVVNSFLTDASQGRRGRIANQLYRYKPLSPAAVVRNALEQVGCKDRDLSWRNSECFAAWCRYGKREFKIGGELRIGKQPYRLQIRLGDKRSHTLEFQSLEDLIMEKRRNDQIGRAAVIQELSSHLQAAEEEDEEEDEDHHHHPGARTAVE, encoded by the coding sequence ATGGGGAACCAGGTGGAGAAGCTGACCCACCTGAACTACAAGGAAGTTCCCACGGCTGACCCAGCGGGTGTGGACAGGGACGAAGGGCCCAGGATCGGGGTCTCGTACATCTTTTCGAATGACGATGatgagctggagcagcagcaggagtcaGGGCACGACCTGGGGGGggagcacccagccctgcagccctaCGATCCCCAGCTGCACGAGGTGGAGTGCTCGGTCTATTATCGGGATGAGTGTATCTACCAGAAGAGCTTTTCTGGGGAGGACATCCTGCCGGAGGAGGGTGATGAAGGAGGCCGGGGACACCTGAGCACCTACACACCGGAGAACCTGCTGAACAGATGCAAGCCGGGCGACCTGGTGGAGTTTGTGTGCCAGGCCCAGTACCCGCACTGGGTGGTCTACGTTGGGGATTTCCAAGTCGTGCACCTGCACAGGCTGGAGGTGGTGAACAGCTTCCTCACCGATGCCAGCCAGGGCAGACGGGGCCGCATCGCCAACCAGCTGTACCGCTACAAGCCCCTCAGCCCGGCCGCGGTGGTGCGCAACGCCCTGGAGCAGGTGGGCTGCAAGGACCGGGACCTGAGCTGGAGAAACTCTGAGTGTTTCGCTGCCTGGTGCCGCTACGGCAAGAGGGAGTTTAAAATCGGCGGGGAGCTGCGCATAGGCAAGCAGCCCTACCGCTTGCAGATCCGCCTGGGCGACAAGCGCAGCCACACACTGGAGTTTCAGAGCCTGGAGGATCTGATtatggagaagaggagaaacgACCAGATTGGCAGGGCTGCTGTGATCCAGGAGCTCTCCAGCCACCTGCAGGCCGCGGAGGAGGAAGAcgaagaggaagatgaagacCATCACCACCATCCAGGTGCTCGGACTGCTGTGGAGTAG